The following proteins are co-located in the Streptomyces sp. DT2A-34 genome:
- a CDS encoding type I polyketide synthase: MATSEFDPRMAVIGMAFRLPGADTPEELWRIVRDGTDRITRFTQEELAAAGVPAEEYRAADFVGASGVLDDIAGFDAQHFAMSPREARLTDPQQRLFLECAQHALENAGYPDERDGTRVGVYASTGYHLYALQNYLLNNVLPTRPATDWAAGMQITVGNYADFTATRVAHRLGLTGPAVNIQTGCSSSLVAVQSAAQSLLMGDCDLALVGATAVHVPRALGYRYVKGSILSRSGRLRAFDAGADGTVGGTGVLAVVLKRLARAVADGDTIHGVIRGWGVNNDGADKSAFTAPSAHGQRAAIRQALRRAGVGADTIGYLETHGTGTLKGDPIEFDGAARAYREDTDRTGYCALGSTKANIGHLDAASGLAGLVKTLLVLRHGVIPPMANFSEPNPRLDLDHSPFYIPTAARPWPESDVPRRAGLTSLGVGGTNVHLILEQAPDPAPRTGAAAPADVLLVSASSEAALADNARALRDRLRQPPAPHVADLVTTAALGRAHGRHRLAARGSTPAALADTLDAWLAGTAGATVTTGTTPQEGPARVAFQFTGQGSQYPGMADHLHERFPAVREVLDACEHHFRDLTGDSLLAGPFDNTDTAQPALFALQCALVRLWRDLGIEPYAVTGHSVGEYAALHAAGALSLDDGLRLTIERGRLMRRRCVPGAMVAAALDRESALALAAEVPGLEVAVTNGERAQVLAGPVEAVDRACALLDERGTPGQRLTVTRAFHTALMEPMLEEFRKILDDVDFRPVRLPFVSALDGVTRPPGWTPDADHFVRHTRAPVRFDEALRGIGAQRPDVLLEIGPHTTLSGLARRALPEVRSLPSLRRGTGLGSLWGAAAGLHCAGAEVGWRVLLDGTGGRRIPLPGYRFQHKDYWTGPESTALSTGRSAREEAEVVQQEAAVARVLHSIVEATARHLGEDPSAIVADASFFDLGADSLQMISVLRELEQEHQVKVTMRQLFEETGTPRRLAEFIVARMPDATGTAPAESTVERAESAAPVTPRITAPEPAPTPTPTPAPAPTPAPAPTPEPTPAATASPSASEYATREELEDLAHKIQQMSQIQLQMMSQLSQLLALQTASVTERLNGKAAK; encoded by the coding sequence ATGGCCACGAGCGAGTTCGACCCGCGGATGGCCGTCATCGGCATGGCCTTCCGGCTGCCCGGCGCCGACACCCCCGAGGAACTCTGGCGCATCGTCCGTGACGGCACGGACCGCATCACCCGATTCACCCAGGAGGAACTGGCCGCCGCCGGCGTCCCCGCCGAGGAGTACCGGGCGGCGGATTTCGTCGGCGCCTCCGGAGTGCTCGACGACATCGCCGGCTTCGACGCCCAGCACTTCGCGATGAGCCCCCGCGAGGCCCGGCTCACGGACCCCCAGCAACGCCTGTTCCTGGAGTGCGCCCAGCACGCATTGGAGAACGCCGGCTATCCGGACGAACGCGACGGCACCCGCGTCGGCGTGTACGCCAGCACGGGTTACCACCTGTACGCCCTGCAGAACTACCTCCTCAACAACGTCCTGCCCACCCGGCCCGCCACCGACTGGGCCGCGGGCATGCAGATCACGGTCGGCAACTACGCCGACTTCACGGCCACCCGCGTCGCCCACCGGCTCGGCCTCACCGGTCCCGCCGTCAACATCCAGACGGGCTGCTCCAGTTCCCTGGTCGCCGTGCAGTCGGCCGCGCAGTCGCTGCTCATGGGCGACTGCGACCTCGCCCTCGTCGGCGCCACCGCCGTCCATGTGCCGAGGGCCCTGGGCTACCGCTACGTCAAGGGCTCGATCCTCTCCAGGTCCGGCCGCCTGCGGGCCTTCGACGCCGGCGCCGACGGAACCGTGGGCGGCACGGGCGTCCTGGCCGTCGTACTGAAGCGGCTGGCCCGGGCCGTCGCCGACGGCGACACCATCCACGGCGTCATCCGCGGCTGGGGCGTCAACAACGACGGCGCGGACAAGTCCGCCTTCACCGCCCCCAGCGCACACGGCCAGCGCGCGGCCATCCGGCAGGCCCTGCGGCGCGCCGGTGTCGGCGCGGACACCATCGGCTACCTGGAGACCCACGGCACCGGCACGCTCAAGGGCGACCCGATCGAGTTCGACGGCGCCGCCCGCGCCTACCGCGAGGACACCGACCGCACCGGCTACTGCGCCCTCGGCTCGACCAAGGCCAATATCGGCCATCTCGACGCGGCCTCCGGACTGGCCGGCCTCGTCAAGACCCTGCTGGTCCTGCGGCACGGCGTCATCCCGCCGATGGCGAACTTCAGCGAGCCCAACCCCCGCCTCGACCTCGACCACAGCCCCTTCTACATACCGACGGCCGCCCGGCCCTGGCCCGAGAGCGACGTGCCCCGCCGCGCGGGCCTCACCTCACTCGGCGTGGGCGGCACCAACGTCCACCTGATCCTGGAACAGGCCCCCGACCCCGCGCCCCGCACCGGCGCCGCCGCCCCCGCGGACGTGCTCCTGGTATCCGCGAGCAGCGAGGCCGCCCTGGCGGACAACGCCCGAGCCCTGCGCGACCGGTTACGGCAGCCACCCGCGCCCCACGTGGCGGACCTCGTCACCACCGCCGCCCTCGGCCGCGCCCACGGCCGCCACCGGCTCGCGGCCCGCGGCTCCACCCCGGCCGCCCTCGCCGACACCCTCGACGCCTGGCTCGCCGGGACCGCAGGAGCGACGGTCACCACGGGCACGACCCCGCAGGAGGGCCCCGCGCGCGTCGCGTTCCAGTTCACCGGGCAGGGCAGCCAGTACCCGGGGATGGCCGACCACCTCCACGAGCGCTTCCCCGCCGTACGCGAAGTGCTCGACGCCTGCGAGCACCACTTCCGCGACCTCACCGGCGACTCGCTGCTCGCGGGGCCGTTCGACAACACGGACACCGCGCAGCCCGCCCTGTTCGCCCTGCAGTGCGCCCTCGTCCGGCTCTGGCGTGACCTCGGCATCGAACCGTACGCCGTGACCGGACACAGCGTCGGAGAGTACGCGGCGCTGCATGCGGCCGGAGCCCTGTCGCTCGACGACGGACTGCGCCTCACCATCGAGCGCGGCCGGCTGATGCGGCGGCGTTGCGTCCCCGGTGCGATGGTGGCGGCCGCACTCGACCGGGAGAGCGCCCTCGCCCTGGCAGCCGAGGTGCCCGGCCTGGAGGTCGCCGTGACCAACGGGGAGCGCGCACAGGTGCTCGCCGGGCCGGTCGAGGCCGTGGACCGGGCGTGCGCCCTGTTGGACGAGCGCGGCACACCGGGGCAGCGGCTGACGGTGACCCGCGCCTTCCACACCGCCCTGATGGAACCGATGCTGGAGGAGTTCCGCAAGATCCTCGACGACGTGGACTTCCGGCCGGTGCGCCTCCCCTTCGTCAGCGCCCTGGACGGGGTGACCCGCCCGCCCGGCTGGACCCCGGACGCCGACCACTTCGTACGGCACACCCGCGCACCCGTCCGCTTCGACGAGGCGTTGCGCGGCATCGGCGCACAACGGCCCGACGTACTCCTCGAGATCGGTCCGCACACCACCCTCAGCGGCCTGGCCCGCCGGGCGCTGCCCGAGGTGCGGTCGCTGCCGTCGCTGCGGCGCGGCACCGGGCTCGGCTCCCTCTGGGGTGCGGCGGCGGGGCTGCACTGCGCCGGAGCGGAGGTCGGCTGGCGGGTGCTGCTGGACGGCACCGGGGGCCGGCGCATCCCGCTGCCCGGATACCGGTTCCAGCACAAGGACTACTGGACAGGGCCGGAGTCGACCGCCCTGAGCACGGGAAGATCAGCGAGAGAGGAAGCGGAAGTGGTTCAGCAAGAGGCAGCGGTCGCGCGGGTACTCCACAGCATCGTCGAGGCGACCGCCCGGCACCTCGGCGAGGATCCGTCGGCGATCGTCGCGGACGCGTCCTTCTTCGACCTCGGCGCCGACTCGCTGCAGATGATCAGCGTGCTGCGGGAGCTGGAGCAGGAACACCAGGTCAAGGTGACGATGCGGCAGCTGTTCGAGGAGACGGGGACGCCACGGCGGCTCGCGGAGTTCATCGTCGCCCGCATGCCGGACGCGACGGGGACGGCGCCGGCTGAATCCACGGTGGAGCGGGCCGAGTCGGCGGCGCCCGTCACGCCCAGGATCACCGCACCCGAACCCGCACCCACACCAACACCCACACCCGCACCCGCACCAACACCCGCACCAGCGCCCACTCCCGAGCCCACCCCTGCCGCCACCGCATCCCCTTCCGCATCCGAGTACGCGACCCGCGAGGAGCTGGAGGACCTCGCCCACAAGATCCAGCAGATGTCACAGATACAGCTGCAGATGATGTCCCAGCTCTCCCAGTTGCTCGCCCTCCAGACGGCCTCGGTGACGGAGCGGCTCAACGGCAAGGCGGCCAAGTGA
- a CDS encoding MFS transporter has product MRHFRLLVVGNGISAYGSYLNMVALNVFVYDATGSALAAGLFMAVRLATSVVSGWVSGRLVSAHDRKRLMVGADLCQAVALLSLLLAPEGTRPGLLYVLAVVTGGCSTLSQVALRSSIPEIVGAEHRVRANGLLVTGRSLAMIAGFASSGVVVAELGYSAAFALDAATFLVSATVLFLLPVRTRAAEDAVGGGSAESVGAARWTARMLLGTAPLLMAMIAVRAVDGLGSSSHNVALPIYSSGLDPDHPATFISQFWATWALGNIVAQQVIGRVTKKTGRTPGERAFALGACVMSAGFIVVFSGLPTVPAVIAALVAGAADGFTEIVYVSRLQTAPDEQRGRLFGLSASAENTGFGLGMLVSGALLERFSPLQVVASFHGLAIGLCAALLLLLLSRGRTRDPGAEETVGRDRTTATEGHG; this is encoded by the coding sequence ATGAGGCATTTCCGCCTGCTCGTCGTGGGCAACGGCATCTCGGCGTACGGCAGCTACCTGAACATGGTGGCGCTCAACGTCTTCGTCTACGACGCCACGGGCAGCGCGCTGGCGGCCGGCCTCTTCATGGCCGTACGCCTGGCGACGAGCGTCGTGTCGGGCTGGGTGAGCGGGCGTCTGGTCTCGGCCCACGACCGCAAGCGCCTGATGGTCGGCGCCGACCTGTGCCAGGCCGTGGCGCTGCTGAGCCTGCTGCTCGCGCCCGAGGGCACGCGCCCCGGGCTGCTGTACGTCCTGGCCGTGGTCACCGGCGGCTGCTCGACGCTGTCCCAGGTCGCCCTGCGCAGCAGCATCCCGGAGATCGTCGGGGCGGAGCACCGCGTACGCGCCAACGGGCTGCTGGTGACCGGGCGTTCGCTCGCCATGATCGCCGGGTTCGCGTCGTCGGGTGTGGTGGTGGCCGAGCTCGGCTACTCCGCGGCGTTCGCGCTGGACGCCGCGACCTTCCTGGTCTCCGCGACGGTGCTGTTCCTGCTGCCCGTACGCACGAGGGCGGCCGAGGATGCCGTCGGCGGCGGCTCCGCGGAGTCCGTCGGCGCCGCCCGCTGGACGGCCCGGATGCTGCTGGGCACGGCCCCGCTGCTGATGGCGATGATCGCCGTGCGGGCGGTCGACGGGCTGGGCTCCTCGTCCCACAACGTCGCCCTGCCGATCTACTCCAGCGGCTTGGACCCCGACCATCCGGCCACGTTCATCAGCCAGTTCTGGGCCACTTGGGCCCTCGGCAACATCGTCGCCCAGCAGGTGATCGGCCGGGTCACCAAGAAGACCGGGCGCACACCGGGGGAGCGGGCGTTCGCGCTCGGCGCCTGTGTGATGTCGGCCGGGTTCATCGTGGTCTTCAGCGGACTGCCCACCGTGCCCGCCGTGATCGCCGCGCTCGTCGCCGGAGCCGCCGACGGATTCACCGAGATCGTCTACGTGTCGCGGCTGCAGACCGCCCCCGACGAGCAGCGCGGCCGCCTCTTCGGGCTCTCCGCCTCGGCCGAGAACACCGGCTTCGGCCTGGGCATGCTCGTCAGCGGCGCCCTGCTGGAGAGGTTCTCCCCGCTGCAGGTGGTGGCCTCCTTCCACGGCCTCGCGATCGGGCTCTGCGCGGCCCTGCTCCTGCTGCTCCTGAGCCGCGGCCGCACCCGCGACCCCGGCGCTGAGGAAACGGTTGGCCGGGACAGGACGACGGCGACGGAGGGACACGGCTGA